A window of the Candidatus Nitrosotalea okcheonensis genome harbors these coding sequences:
- a CDS encoding DDE-type integrase/transposase/recombinase, with amino-acid sequence MLVRTKPKPQPAKRFQRRHVDSMWQGDTFQFRISGTGKVYVTGFTDDRSRYRIISKAYLRKSATEAVNALRNAVKKGKDLKATLP; translated from the coding sequence ATGCTTGTGAGAACCAAGCCAAAACCACAACCAGCAAAAAGATTCCAGAGACGACACGTTGATTCCATGTGGCAGGGAGACACGTTTCAGTTCCGCATTTCAGGCACGGGAAAGGTGTATGTGACAGGGTTTACTGATGACCGCTCACGGTACCGTATCATATCGAAGGCATATCTGCGCAAGAGTGCTACCGAGGCAGTCAACGCACTACGTAACGCGGTCAAAAAAGGTAAGGATCTCAAGGCAACTCTACCTTGA
- a CDS encoding helix-turn-helix domain-containing protein, producing the protein MVKSTINTKSRAVLLYVEHVRQANEICVMFGISRRTLTRWVSTYNREGFKH; encoded by the coding sequence ATGGTAAAATCTACAATCAATACAAAATCTAGAGCAGTTCTCCTCTACGTGGAACATGTCCGCCAAGCAAATGAAATATGTGTAATGTTTGGAATATCTAGAAGAACACTAACCAGATGGGTCAGCACGTACAACAGGGAGGGATTCAAGCACTAG